Proteins found in one Zea mays cultivar B73 chromosome 1, Zm-B73-REFERENCE-NAM-5.0, whole genome shotgun sequence genomic segment:
- the LOC103644017 gene encoding uncharacterized protein codes for MSWGRFSFTPQQGPTLTRRTRVFPAHKPAPRNVVVIDEDDDGDVIIMERAAARGSPSAAAAPGSEARKGGGFSGDVINIDDDEDEKDGTRGDKAGPSMSCASGSPVAMTPGRGSPRNRYGFDCSYDSSESNLTKGWDSDTDDGSDCEILDDTAGTAREMWETAASRKKPPHGVDECEDGGATAFASCAGLETQPGKYSEHLFGAERHPDESMSWFYSAASKYGSQNSSDSTKESPGHAQSSSGTEKGVHGPSVPNTEECSNGDFSSINGRESAQNRNGSGKDIPTECHLNDNISQSFSDARKEGLQNNTGRSKDHHDQFSAPNVKECSMVGSEKASRGVQLPRPDESSAYNFAPANRFFSGIWSVDRNDGSPPIFVSTPEKVDETIPDDVYSQKYPSPPEASYNTIFYSAQDNGLAKGKDLLQDPEELGRFASVIGEREKHKESVEYKRAAEEEWASRHRQLQIQAEEAKKLRKRKKAEAQRLLDMEKRQKQRLQEVRESQRKNEEAIQLKERYRATVGKELEDIERRHCDMTSILHALGISVEGGEVKAFKQALLKFHPDRVSRNDIYQQVKAEETFKFISRLKEKLPRLS; via the exons ATGTCGTGGGGACGGTTCAGCTTCACTCCTCAGCAGGGGCCCACGCTGACGCGGCGAACGCGGGTGTTCCCTGCGCACAAGCCCGCACCTCGCAACGTGGTGGTCATCGATGAGGACGATGATGGTGATGTTATCATTATGGAGCGCGCAGCTGCGCGAGGTTCACCTTCTGCGGCGGCGGCACCAGGATCTGAAGCGAGGAAAGGGGGCGGCTTCTCTGGTGATGTGATCAAcatagatgatgatgaagatgagaaagatggTACCAGAGGGGATAAAGCAGGTCCTAGCATGTCCTGTGCCTCTGGGTCTCCAGTAGCGATGACCCCAGGCCGGGGTTCTCCCAGGAACCGATATGGGTTTGATTGCTCGTATGACAGCTCTGAGAGCAATTTGACCAAAGGATGGGACTCTGACACTGATGACGGCTCTGATTGTGAGATTTTGGATGACACGGCTGGTACAGCCCGTGAGATGTGGGAGACGGCTGCTTCCAGAAAAAAGCCACCTCATGGTGTCGACGAGTGTGAGGATGGTGGTGCTACTGCATTCGCGTCATGTGCTGGGTTGGAGACACAACCAGGTAAATACTCTGAGCATCTCTTTGGTGCTGAACGCCATCCAGACGAGAGTATGTCTTGGTTTTACAGTGCTGCAAGCAAGTATGGCTCTCAAAATAGTAGTGACAGTACAAAAGAAAGCCCTGGGCATGCTCAAAGCAGTTCTGGCACTGAAAAGGGTGTCCATGGCCCTTCTGTGCCAAATACTGAAGAATGCTCTAATGGAGATTTTTCCAGTATAAATGGTAGAGAAAGCGCACAAAATCGAAATGGCAGTGGAAAGGATATCCCTACTGAATGCCATCTCAATGATAACATATCTCAAAGTTTTAGCGATGCCCGTAAGGAAGGTCTTCAAAATAATACCGGCAGGTCAAAGGATCACCATGACCAGTTTTCAGCACCAAATGTCAAAGAATGTTCAATGGTTGGTTCTGAAAAAGCTTCAAGAGGGGTTCAATTACCTCGCCCTGATGAAAGCTCTGCCTATAACTTCGCTCCTGCAAATAGGTTTTTTTCTGGAATCTGGTCAGTGGATAGGAACGATGGAAGTCCTCCAATTTTTGTCAGTACTCCTGAAAAGGTTGATGAGACAATACCTGATGATGTATATTCACAAAAGTATCCATCACCACCTGAAGCTTCCTACAACACAATTTTTTATTCTGCTCAAGATAATGGTCTGGCCAAGGGTAAGGATTTGCTTCAGGATCCTGAGGAATTAGGGCGGTTTGCTTCAGTGATCGGTGAACGTGAAAAACACAAAGAATCTGTTGAGTACAAGCGAGCAGCAGAGGAGGAATGGGCTTCAAGACATCGGCAATTACAAATACAG GCCGAGGAAGCAAAGAAATTGCGAAAGAGAAAGAAAGCTGAAGCTCAACGATTGCTTGACATGGAGAAGAGACAAAAGCAAAGATTGCAAGAAGTCCGTGAATCGCAGAGAAAG AATGAAGAAGCTATACAACTGAAGGAGCGGTATCGGGCAACGGTCGGAAAGGAGCTGGAAGATATAGAAAGGAGACATTGTGATATGACTTCAATACTGCATGCGCTAGGCATCTCAGTTGAAGGTGGTGAG